The sequence GTATAGGCCGACCTGGACCATTCAACCATTATCGAAAGGTCCTGATTTGGGTTGTAGGTAAGTGCAATGCTTTGTGCCTGTGATTCGGTATGCTCATTATCGCGGTAACCATTACGCGATTTTTTACTCATGTAAGCATAGTACCTGAATTTTCCGATTGTACCACCTATGGCATTATAGGTACTCAGGAGTTGGTAGGACCCCGCATTATTAATGCTTTCGAAGCTGAATGGTTTTGCTGTATCCGCCTGTTTGGTGATATAATTTAACATGCCACCGAACTGTGCACCATATTGCAGGGAGCCGGTACCTCTTACCAATTCAATGTGATCGATACTTTCCAGGGGCATACTAAAGTGGCTGGCAGGGTAGCCATACATATCTGAATTCGTGATAATGCCGTCTTTCCTGATATTAAATTCCCAGCCCCGGTGGGGATCAAGTCCACGGGTAGCGATATTGATCTGGTTGCCTGATCCGTCCATATCATATACGAATATCCCGGGCACTTTTGCAAAGACCTGGCGGCCGATCTTGTCGGCCAGGTCTGCAGGTGTCTGGCTTAAATTAATAGACTCGGATTTCTTCCCCGAGAATATATAGGTGCCTTTCGTATCGGGCAGGTGTAATACCAGCCCTTGCTTCATGAATGCGGTGATCGTGATGCTGTCTAACATACGTGAGGCAGGCAGTGTATCGGCCGCAGTTTTTTCCTGGGCAGAAAGACGAAGGGTTACCAGCAGAAGGGCTATGATAGCGAACTGTTTCATGAATTTAAAAACAGCCATAAGGTATTATACCCTATGGCTGTGTGTTAGGTAAGAAAAAATTATTCAGCGCCATCGGATTCAGCTCTCTGAATCGCATAGTTCCCGACATTATTTCCTGCTACCAAACCAACCGTGCAATCGCTTCTGTAGTGAATGCCACCATATACCCGTGACATAGATGCTTCGTTGGCCATCTCTGTATAGGCTGATTTCCTGGATGGAATGATATGGCCAAGTATTGTAGCGGCAGCTCCACTGAAGGTAGAATGCCCTGAAATATAGCTGGGAAAGTTTGGTATGCCGGTGAGCGTTTTGATCCTGGGATCCAGTTGTGTTGGCCTTGGATTGAAATAATGATATTTGGTATCCCAGCAAACAATGGCAGCATCCATAAGACTCATATTTAATAAGGCCATATTGCGGGCCCAGCGCACCTCACTAAAGTTTTCTTTGATGAAGTCTTCGGCAGCAATAGCATCCCAATGCCCGGGCGGCGTATAAGTACCTACACCATCCGCCCAAAAATGTACGATCCTGATATTTTCGCGGGATGGATTGTTGATGTAATTATATACCTCCTCAGTTTCATGTTTCATTTTCTCGCTGGTGACAGAAGGCGGTGGATCCGGGCGTAAGGAGATAACAGTCAGGGAGTCAAGCAGGAAGCCTTTTACCTTTCCGAAAGCCGGCAACATGGGTGGACGTTTTGGTATTTCAAAACTATACCAGGGTTCTTCCCCGCGGGCGATACAGTCTTCTTCCAGTTTGGTCCACATGGCCTGGTTACCTGCTGCCGCACCGGCACGGTCCCCTCTTGCCCGGATAACAAATTTCTGGGCCACTGCCTTACCCAGTGCTTCCCCGGCATCTATGTCACTCCGCACATTTGCG comes from Flavihumibacter fluvii and encodes:
- a CDS encoding phosphatase PAP2 family protein produces the protein MKKKFKISGILTLMATLIIIACSKDIHERTANLPALTPSSIDANAGEWKTILLTNAAEIEVAAPIPTNTPEYIAQINEIKATQADLSQEEKDIVGYWSAGGVLRWNEILRELVAKHNLPPYQNADGTYPFPSANNPLAYPQFPFSNPPYAARAYAYVSAAQYDALVAAWHYKSLYNRKAPYKVDSSLQVLVPVSELPSYPSEDAVIAGAAVEMLKLLFPGDQDFIQQKAAEHKLSRIIAGANVRSDIDAGEALGKAVAQKFVIRARGDRAGAAAGNQAMWTKLEEDCIARGEEPWYSFEIPKRPPMLPAFGKVKGFLLDSLTVISLRPDPPPSVTSEKMKHETEEVYNYINNPSRENIRIVHFWADGVGTYTPPGHWDAIAAEDFIKENFSEVRWARNMALLNMSLMDAAIVCWDTKYHYFNPRPTQLDPRIKTLTGIPNFPSYISGHSTFSGAAATILGHIIPSRKSAYTEMANEASMSRVYGGIHYRSDCTVGLVAGNNVGNYAIQRAESDGAE